One region of Sulfuriroseicoccus oceanibius genomic DNA includes:
- the nadA gene encoding quinolinate synthase NadA gives MAADTPTLDLRDDILRLKREKNAVILAHNYQIPEIQDIADYVGDSLGLAYKAKETDADVIAFCGVHFMAETAKIVNPGKTVVLPDKDAGCSLEESCPADELAEFLETHKEKNYYVIAYINCSAGVKALCDVICTSGNAVRIVEQAPQDRPILFVPDQNLGSWVMEQTGRKMDLWQGACYVHVEFTRNSIRTIQEEYPHAAVVAHPECPYAVRILADEVCSTEKMIDFCRNCEKDDIIVATESGMLHRLRKEVPNKNLIPGPTDKCSCADCHFMKMNTLEKLHACLENLSPTVEMPEEVRKRAEAPLLRMLEQSK, from the coding sequence ATGGCCGCCGACACGCCTACACTCGACCTCCGGGATGACATCCTGCGCCTGAAGCGCGAGAAAAACGCCGTCATCCTCGCCCACAACTACCAGATCCCAGAAATTCAGGACATCGCCGACTACGTGGGCGACTCCCTCGGACTGGCCTACAAAGCCAAGGAAACTGATGCCGACGTCATCGCATTCTGCGGCGTGCACTTCATGGCGGAGACCGCAAAAATCGTCAACCCCGGCAAGACCGTCGTCCTGCCCGACAAAGACGCAGGCTGCTCGCTCGAAGAATCCTGCCCGGCCGACGAACTCGCCGAGTTCCTCGAAACCCACAAGGAGAAGAACTACTACGTCATCGCCTACATCAACTGCTCGGCCGGCGTCAAAGCTCTCTGCGACGTCATCTGCACATCCGGCAACGCCGTGCGCATCGTCGAACAAGCCCCGCAGGACCGCCCGATTCTCTTCGTGCCTGACCAAAACCTCGGCTCATGGGTGATGGAACAAACCGGCCGCAAGATGGACCTGTGGCAGGGCGCATGCTACGTCCACGTCGAGTTCACCCGCAACTCGATCCGCACCATCCAGGAAGAATACCCGCACGCCGCCGTCGTCGCCCACCCGGAATGCCCGTACGCCGTGCGCATCCTCGCCGACGAAGTCTGCTCGACGGAAAAGATGATCGACTTCTGCCGCAACTGCGAGAAGGACGACATCATCGTCGCCACCGAGTCCGGTATGCTCCACCGCCTGCGCAAAGAGGTTCCAAACAAGAACCTGATCCCTGGCCCAACGGACAAGTGCTCGTGCGCCGATTGCCACTTCATGAAAATGAACACCCTCGAAAAGCTCCACGCCTGCTTGGAAAACCTGAGCCCAACCGTGGAAATGCCCGAGGAAGTGCGCAAGCGCGCCGAAGCTCCACTGCTCCGCATGCTTGAGCAAAGCAAGTAA
- a CDS encoding putative manganese-dependent inorganic diphosphatase: MSAAAMPPGPKGGMSPASTYVIGHKNPDTDAICAALGYAEYLQRTGDPSAEAACCGGINPRTQWVLEQAGAEPPKLLMDVRPTAGTICRKDTVVAYSSETFLEVYSRMERAQVRAVPVVDDDGQVAGLLTAQDMLELLMHSTLGDGSHESARLVETSLDNVSSTLNAELLCGDYTDVLQTFVLTVSASSEDTVEERLNRFPDGQLLVLIGDRPGVQRLVIEHGVRAVVLTSSAELGEGLLELAKERGVAVLRSPSDTATSAQLIRCSRPIESAVQRGVMTYPEKAALNTFIKEVQASRQVLFPVVREGSGTLVGVFSKSELLNPPRQRLVLVDHNEFSQAVNGASEADIVQVLDHHRLGGNLVSREPIRFINEPVGSTSTIIGRMFQQQGLTPTSSTALCLVAGLISDTLNLTSPTTTDVDRELLPWLADAAGVDVNKFTRDFFAAGSMLKSWPAGEMVGLDRKEFNERGWKISISQIEEVEISAFDSRREELVSALQKLITNRGLDLATLLVTDISRHVSILLVVGSDAVSAEIDYPAIGPDCFRLDGVVSRKKQFFPYISRVLGRVMR, encoded by the coding sequence ATGTCTGCTGCAGCAATGCCACCCGGTCCCAAAGGAGGGATGTCTCCGGCGTCCACGTATGTGATTGGGCATAAGAACCCGGATACCGACGCGATTTGTGCCGCGTTGGGCTATGCGGAGTATTTGCAACGCACGGGGGATCCGTCTGCGGAGGCTGCTTGTTGTGGTGGGATCAATCCCCGAACGCAGTGGGTGTTGGAGCAGGCTGGTGCCGAGCCGCCGAAGTTGTTGATGGACGTGCGGCCTACCGCAGGGACGATTTGCCGCAAAGATACGGTGGTCGCGTACAGCAGCGAAACTTTCCTCGAGGTCTACTCGCGCATGGAGCGAGCTCAGGTGCGGGCGGTTCCGGTGGTGGATGACGACGGTCAGGTGGCCGGATTGTTGACCGCGCAAGACATGCTCGAGTTGTTGATGCACTCGACGCTCGGCGATGGCTCGCACGAGAGTGCGCGTTTGGTCGAGACCTCTCTTGATAACGTGAGCTCGACCTTGAATGCCGAGCTCCTGTGTGGTGACTACACCGATGTACTGCAGACTTTTGTGCTGACGGTGTCGGCGTCGAGTGAGGATACGGTGGAAGAGCGACTGAACCGCTTCCCGGATGGCCAGCTTTTGGTGCTGATTGGTGACCGTCCCGGGGTTCAGCGTCTGGTGATCGAGCACGGGGTGCGAGCGGTTGTTTTGACGAGTTCCGCTGAGTTGGGGGAAGGCTTGCTAGAGTTGGCAAAAGAGCGAGGTGTGGCAGTGCTGCGTTCGCCTTCTGATACAGCGACCTCCGCGCAGTTGATCCGTTGTTCGCGTCCGATTGAGTCGGCGGTACAACGTGGTGTGATGACGTATCCAGAGAAGGCTGCGTTGAACACATTCATCAAAGAGGTGCAGGCCTCGCGTCAGGTGTTGTTCCCAGTCGTTCGTGAAGGGAGCGGTACATTGGTAGGGGTGTTCTCCAAGTCGGAGTTGCTCAATCCTCCACGCCAGCGCCTGGTATTGGTGGACCACAATGAGTTTTCCCAGGCGGTGAATGGGGCGAGTGAAGCGGATATTGTCCAGGTTTTGGACCACCACCGCTTGGGCGGGAACCTGGTCTCCCGCGAGCCGATCCGTTTCATCAACGAGCCCGTGGGCTCTACGTCGACGATCATCGGGCGTATGTTCCAGCAGCAGGGGCTGACGCCAACGTCCTCGACCGCACTGTGTCTGGTGGCGGGCTTGATTTCCGATACGTTAAACCTGACGTCCCCGACGACCACCGATGTGGACCGCGAGTTGCTGCCTTGGTTGGCGGATGCTGCCGGTGTGGACGTGAACAAGTTTACGCGCGACTTCTTCGCTGCGGGCTCGATGCTCAAGAGTTGGCCTGCTGGTGAGATGGTCGGGTTGGACCGCAAGGAGTTCAACGAGCGCGGGTGGAAGATTAGTATCAGCCAGATCGAGGAGGTGGAAATTTCCGCATTCGATTCGCGTCGTGAGGAGCTGGTGTCTGCGTTGCAGAAACTGATCACAAACCGAGGTCTCGATCTGGCGACCTTGCTGGTGACCGATATCTCGCGTCACGTTAGTATTTTGCTGGTGGTAGGTAGCGATGCCGTGAGTGCGGAGATCGACTACCCGGCGATTGGGCCGGATTGTTTCCGTCTCGATGGTGTGGTGAGCCGCAAGAAGCAGTTCTTCCCATATATTAGTCGCGTGCTCGGCCGCGTGATGCGCTAG
- the smpB gene encoding SsrA-binding protein SmpB: MIVEVVRNKKAKHDFVIEETYEAGIQLVGTEVKSLRLGRVTLTDAYARIENGQIFLHGCDIHPYEMASFEQHRSKRPRRLLMHKREIAKLFGQTQIKGNALVALRIYFKNQRAKVEIGVGHGKGHADRREDLKKAAHKREVDREIARFNRK; this comes from the coding sequence GTGATCGTGGAGGTTGTGCGCAACAAGAAAGCCAAGCACGACTTCGTCATCGAGGAGACGTACGAGGCTGGGATTCAGTTGGTCGGTACCGAGGTGAAGTCACTGCGCCTGGGGCGGGTGACCTTGACCGACGCCTATGCGCGGATTGAGAACGGTCAGATTTTCCTGCACGGTTGTGACATTCATCCGTACGAGATGGCGAGTTTCGAGCAGCACCGGTCCAAGCGTCCGCGTCGGTTGCTGATGCACAAGCGTGAGATTGCCAAGTTGTTTGGCCAGACCCAGATCAAAGGGAATGCCCTGGTGGCGCTGCGGATTTATTTCAAGAACCAGCGGGCCAAGGTCGAGATCGGTGTCGGTCATGGTAAGGGCCACGCCGACCGCCGCGAAGATTTGAAGAAGGCTGCGCACAAGCGCGAGGTCGACCGCGAGATCGCGCGCTTCAACCGGAAGTAG
- a CDS encoding GNAT family N-acetyltransferase: protein MVIRPASQHDKADIEALYRSAFPEEEWEKVAKLATDLLDDDAQGSFSLVIDDEDDQILGHVAFSEITIPSEPETHAAILAPLAVHPDAQRQGVGTALVNHGLDILTEEENNLVFVYGDPEYYGRFGFTVEPAENFRPPYELQFPKGWQVLALTAEAPPEDPIDITCAPALQDPTLW from the coding sequence ATGGTTATCCGCCCAGCATCCCAACACGACAAGGCCGACATCGAAGCTCTCTATCGCAGCGCATTCCCAGAAGAAGAATGGGAAAAGGTGGCAAAACTGGCGACGGACCTGCTCGATGACGACGCACAAGGGAGCTTTTCGCTCGTCATCGACGACGAAGATGACCAGATCCTCGGCCACGTCGCATTCAGCGAAATCACCATCCCGTCCGAGCCAGAAACACACGCCGCCATTCTCGCGCCGCTCGCAGTTCACCCCGATGCCCAACGTCAGGGAGTCGGCACCGCTTTGGTCAACCACGGCCTCGACATCCTCACCGAGGAAGAAAACAACCTCGTGTTCGTCTACGGCGATCCCGAATACTACGGGCGTTTCGGGTTCACCGTCGAACCCGCTGAAAACTTCCGGCCTCCCTATGAGCTACAGTTCCCCAAGGGCTGGCAAGTCCTGGCTCTGACCGCCGAAGCCCCGCCCGAAGACCCCATCGACATCACCTGCGCCCCCGCGCTCCAAGATCCGACGCTTTGGTAG
- a CDS encoding YhcH/YjgK/YiaL family protein: MILDVLGNAPMYYGLNGGFAKAFEFLSRGDLGELELGKHEIDGDRVFAVVDEAQGRSKEGALMETHRKYIDVQLILEGTDEMGWKPISQCTQPADEYNAEGDAQMFADAPDVWTPVQAGMFAIFFPEDAHLPLVSDGRIRKVIAKVAVDQSV; encoded by the coding sequence ATGATTTTAGATGTTCTCGGCAATGCGCCGATGTACTACGGATTGAACGGTGGCTTTGCCAAGGCATTTGAATTTCTCTCGCGCGGTGACCTGGGCGAGCTGGAGTTGGGCAAGCACGAGATTGATGGTGACCGCGTTTTTGCAGTGGTCGATGAGGCGCAAGGCCGCAGCAAAGAGGGGGCGCTGATGGAAACGCACCGTAAATACATCGATGTGCAATTGATCCTTGAGGGGACAGATGAGATGGGCTGGAAGCCGATCTCGCAGTGCACGCAGCCGGCGGACGAATACAATGCGGAAGGCGATGCGCAGATGTTTGCGGATGCTCCGGATGTCTGGACTCCGGTACAGGCGGGGATGTTTGCGATTTTCTTCCCTGAGGATGCGCATTTGCCGTTGGTTTCCGATGGGCGAATCCGCAAAGTGATCGCGAAAGTCGCGGTTGATCAGAGCGTTTAA
- a CDS encoding DNA-directed RNA polymerase subunit omega, with amino-acid sequence MKPELVKEAAQVIPDPQILINVVSRRVRQLNSGRPQLVPSTGERLGIADIALLEIIHGKVTYDESIDPNL; translated from the coding sequence ATGAAACCCGAATTGGTCAAAGAAGCGGCACAGGTGATCCCTGATCCACAGATTCTCATCAACGTTGTGTCGCGTCGCGTCCGTCAGCTCAACAGCGGTCGTCCGCAGCTTGTTCCATCCACAGGTGAGCGCCTCGGTATCGCTGATATCGCGTTGCTCGAAATCATTCACGGCAAGGTGACCTACGACGAGTCGATCGACCCGAACCTCTAG
- the ilvD gene encoding dihydroxy-acid dehydratase, with protein MSDTTKRPYSSKVVDGIDRAPSRAMLHAVGFQRDDFEKPKIGVASTWSMVTPCNMHIDGLARESAKGVDAAGGKGVIFNTITISDGISMGTEGMKYSLVSREVIADSIETVVGCEGMDGYVAIGGCDKNMPGCLIAMARMNRPSVFVYGGTILPGCSHDNAQDLDIVSVFEAVGKRANDEIDDAQLQDIEEKAIPGAGSCGGMYTANTMASAIEALGMSLPNSSAQAAISDEKKMDCFDAGAAVMNLINKGIKPRDILTRKAFENAITLVIALGGSTNAVLHLLAIAHAAEVELSIDDFTEIGKRVPVLADVKPSGKYFMNDLIKIGGTLPLLRQLLDAGLLHGDCLTVTGRTMAENLENVDPNYPEGQEIIRPFDNPVKKESHLVVLYGNLASGGAVAKISGKEGERFEGTARVFDGEEAGMKAILAGEIKKGDVIVIRYEGPKGGPGMREMLGPTSAVMGLGLGKEVALITDGRFSGGSHGFVVGHVTPEAAVGGAIGLLQDGDKIVIDAANREMTVDLSDEELAARKAEWSEPTPNYTRGVLAKFAKLTSSASEGAVTDKNL; from the coding sequence ATGTCAGATACAACCAAACGTCCTTATTCGTCGAAAGTGGTCGATGGGATCGACCGTGCCCCGAGTCGTGCCATGTTGCACGCGGTCGGCTTCCAGCGTGACGACTTTGAGAAACCAAAGATCGGTGTGGCCTCCACCTGGAGCATGGTGACTCCATGTAATATGCACATCGACGGTCTGGCCCGTGAGTCGGCCAAGGGCGTGGACGCAGCTGGCGGCAAGGGCGTGATCTTCAACACAATCACCATTTCCGATGGTATCTCGATGGGAACCGAGGGAATGAAGTATTCGCTGGTGAGCCGCGAGGTGATTGCCGACTCGATCGAGACGGTGGTCGGATGCGAGGGCATGGACGGCTACGTGGCGATCGGTGGATGTGACAAAAACATGCCGGGCTGCCTGATTGCTATGGCGCGGATGAACCGTCCATCGGTTTTCGTTTACGGCGGAACCATTCTTCCTGGCTGCAGCCACGACAACGCACAGGATCTCGACATCGTGTCGGTGTTCGAGGCTGTGGGTAAGCGCGCCAACGATGAGATCGACGATGCCCAGTTGCAGGACATCGAAGAAAAAGCCATCCCAGGCGCGGGATCTTGCGGCGGCATGTACACCGCCAACACAATGGCATCGGCGATTGAAGCACTCGGCATGAGCTTGCCAAATAGCTCGGCCCAGGCGGCGATCAGCGACGAGAAGAAGATGGACTGCTTCGATGCCGGAGCGGCCGTGATGAATTTGATCAACAAGGGGATCAAGCCACGCGACATCCTTACCCGCAAAGCATTTGAGAACGCCATCACATTGGTGATCGCGCTTGGTGGATCCACCAACGCGGTGCTGCACTTGCTGGCGATTGCCCACGCTGCGGAAGTGGAGTTGAGCATTGATGACTTTACCGAGATTGGTAAGCGCGTGCCGGTTTTGGCCGACGTGAAGCCAAGTGGTAAGTACTTCATGAACGATCTGATCAAGATCGGCGGCACATTGCCATTGCTGCGTCAGTTGCTGGATGCCGGATTGCTTCACGGCGACTGCCTGACCGTGACCGGTCGCACCATGGCGGAGAACCTGGAGAATGTGGATCCGAACTATCCGGAAGGTCAGGAGATTATCCGTCCATTCGACAACCCGGTGAAAAAGGAGAGCCACCTGGTGGTGCTGTACGGCAACCTCGCATCCGGTGGTGCCGTGGCGAAGATTTCCGGTAAGGAAGGCGAGCGCTTCGAGGGAACCGCACGCGTTTTCGACGGCGAAGAGGCAGGCATGAAGGCGATTCTCGCCGGCGAAATCAAGAAAGGCGACGTGATCGTCATCCGCTACGAGGGTCCGAAAGGCGGACCTGGTATGCGTGAGATGCTTGGGCCAACCAGCGCCGTGATGGGGCTGGGCTTGGGCAAAGAGGTGGCACTGATTACCGATGGTCGCTTCTCCGGTGGTTCCCACGGGTTCGTGGTCGGCCACGTTACGCCGGAAGCCGCAGTGGGCGGTGCGATCGGTTTGCTTCAGGACGGCGACAAGATTGTCATCGACGCGGCCAACCGTGAGATGACCGTTGACCTCAGCGATGAGGAATTGGCTGCGCGCAAAGCGGAGTGGTCCGAGCCGACTCCGAACTACACACGCGGTGTACTCGCCAAGTTTGCCAAGTTGACCTCGTCCGCATCGGAAGGTGCTGTGACTGATAAGAATCTGTAA
- a CDS encoding maltotransferase domain-containing protein, translating to MNETPTTSLQSFAPSVVITAIEPAVDRGRHPVKRIVNELLVVSADVFKDGHDLIAASLLWRVVGDSEWTEVKMDQLENDRWSGSVRFSEPGRYEYTVASWPDKFSTWVSEFGKKHDAGQEDLSVETAEGALLVKDSARRAQEAGAEEAAKELDGMAELMATLKPAQVRELMESDAVRVLMEHWADRDLMTTAEPAHPVIVESERARFSAWYEFFPRSAFGDASRHARLRDCEPLLDHAKNMGFDVIYFPPIHPIGEAHRKGKNNSVTAEPGDVGSPWAIGGKAGGHYAVEPALGTVDDFVWLVERAKERGIEIAMDFAINCSPEHPYVKAHPDWFFQRPDGSIKYAENPPKKYQDIYPLNFHCSDWRNLWSEMKNILEFWVSKGVRIFRVDNPHTKPVAFWEWVIGEIRKNTPDILFLAEAFTAPKMMQELGKIGFSQSYTYFTWRTNKEELTEYARELMQGPMKEYYRGNFWPNTPDILAYELWNASPEKFKIRATLAALMSSTWGMYSGFEFCENDPFPPKEEYNNSEKYQLVDRDWNAPGIVGHIADLNRVRREHPAFAEYSNIEFGSADNSELLVFAKRSSNCGNRVLVIVNMDDANAQASNVHVPLEFLGLSDQQPYHVEDLMTGEVYEWQGHVNYVELRPTEQVAHVFVVRQ from the coding sequence ATGAACGAGACCCCAACGACCTCCCTCCAGAGTTTTGCCCCGAGTGTAGTGATTACGGCTATCGAGCCAGCCGTGGACCGCGGGCGCCATCCTGTGAAGCGCATTGTGAACGAGCTGCTCGTGGTGAGTGCGGATGTGTTCAAGGATGGCCACGACCTGATTGCGGCTTCGTTGTTGTGGCGGGTTGTGGGCGATTCGGAGTGGACCGAGGTGAAGATGGATCAACTGGAGAACGACCGGTGGTCGGGATCCGTGCGGTTCTCTGAGCCCGGGCGTTACGAGTACACCGTAGCGTCGTGGCCTGATAAGTTTTCGACCTGGGTTTCTGAGTTCGGCAAAAAGCATGACGCGGGTCAGGAGGATCTGAGTGTCGAGACGGCCGAGGGCGCGTTGTTGGTGAAGGATTCGGCGCGACGAGCGCAAGAGGCAGGTGCGGAGGAGGCTGCCAAGGAGTTGGATGGAATGGCGGAGTTGATGGCTACCTTGAAGCCTGCGCAGGTGCGCGAGTTGATGGAGTCGGATGCTGTGCGTGTGTTGATGGAGCATTGGGCGGACCGCGATCTAATGACGACCGCGGAGCCTGCCCACCCGGTGATTGTGGAGTCGGAGCGCGCTCGCTTCTCCGCGTGGTACGAGTTCTTCCCGCGTTCTGCTTTTGGCGACGCGTCACGCCACGCGCGGCTGCGTGACTGCGAGCCGTTGCTCGACCACGCCAAGAACATGGGCTTTGATGTGATCTACTTCCCGCCGATTCATCCGATTGGTGAGGCGCACCGAAAAGGGAAAAACAACAGCGTGACTGCCGAACCCGGCGATGTGGGGTCTCCGTGGGCGATTGGTGGCAAAGCCGGTGGTCACTACGCGGTGGAGCCTGCTCTGGGAACGGTCGATGACTTCGTTTGGTTGGTCGAGCGCGCCAAGGAGCGGGGCATCGAGATTGCGATGGATTTTGCCATTAACTGCTCGCCGGAGCATCCGTATGTTAAAGCGCATCCGGATTGGTTCTTCCAGCGTCCGGACGGGTCGATCAAGTACGCGGAGAACCCACCGAAGAAGTACCAGGACATTTACCCGCTGAACTTCCACTGCAGTGATTGGCGCAATTTGTGGAGTGAGATGAAGAACATCCTCGAGTTCTGGGTGAGCAAGGGGGTGCGGATTTTCCGCGTCGACAACCCACACACCAAGCCGGTGGCGTTCTGGGAGTGGGTGATCGGTGAGATCCGTAAGAACACGCCTGACATTTTGTTCCTGGCCGAGGCGTTCACGGCGCCAAAGATGATGCAGGAGTTGGGTAAGATCGGGTTCTCCCAAAGCTATACTTATTTCACTTGGCGGACCAACAAAGAGGAGCTCACGGAGTATGCTCGGGAGTTGATGCAGGGGCCGATGAAGGAGTACTACCGTGGGAACTTCTGGCCGAATACTCCGGATATCCTTGCCTACGAGCTCTGGAATGCATCGCCTGAAAAGTTCAAGATCCGCGCCACTCTCGCTGCGTTGATGTCGTCGACGTGGGGAATGTACTCCGGTTTCGAATTCTGTGAGAACGATCCATTCCCGCCGAAGGAAGAATATAACAACTCTGAGAAGTATCAGTTGGTCGATCGCGATTGGAATGCCCCGGGAATTGTCGGGCATATTGCGGATCTCAACCGAGTCCGGCGTGAGCATCCTGCGTTTGCCGAGTATTCAAACATCGAGTTTGGAAGTGCGGATAACAGTGAGTTGCTCGTCTTTGCGAAGCGCTCCAGCAACTGTGGTAACCGGGTTTTGGTGATCGTGAACATGGACGACGCAAATGCTCAGGCATCGAATGTGCACGTGCCGCTTGAGTTCCTTGGCTTGTCTGACCAGCAGCCGTATCACGTGGAGGATTTGATGACTGGCGAAGTCTACGAGTGGCAGGGGCATGTGAACTACGTGGAGTTGCGCCCGACCGAGCAGGTGGCTCATGTGTTTGTGGTGCGTCAGTGA
- a CDS encoding 2-phosphosulfolactate phosphatase: MNITILPGLAGAAKASGVVIVIDVFRAFTVAPMAIARGATNIHPIADVDDALALRDQLAPVESVLIGERHGKKLHGFDFGNSPTEIAAALLDGKSVIQTTHAGTRGLWAVAENGNAVDAILATSFANAEATVIAARKLGTDVTIVPLGWAGDAPTMEDSLCAQYLAARLTEPDLAPRWTADDVRSRLTDADSSARFFDPAQPWSPESDFVHCCNIDSHPTALRFDVQNDGQPARLVPLD, from the coding sequence ATGAACATCACCATCCTCCCCGGACTCGCCGGTGCCGCCAAAGCATCGGGCGTGGTGATTGTGATTGATGTGTTCCGCGCCTTTACGGTGGCGCCGATGGCAATTGCCCGCGGCGCCACCAACATCCACCCGATTGCCGACGTCGACGATGCGTTGGCACTGCGCGACCAACTCGCGCCGGTGGAATCCGTGCTCATCGGCGAACGCCACGGCAAGAAGCTCCACGGCTTCGACTTCGGCAACTCCCCCACAGAGATCGCAGCCGCCTTACTCGACGGAAAATCCGTCATCCAAACCACCCACGCCGGCACCCGCGGCTTGTGGGCGGTTGCGGAAAACGGCAACGCAGTCGACGCCATCCTGGCCACCTCGTTCGCCAACGCGGAAGCCACCGTCATCGCCGCACGCAAACTCGGCACCGACGTCACCATCGTCCCGCTCGGCTGGGCCGGAGACGCTCCGACCATGGAGGACTCACTCTGCGCTCAGTACCTGGCTGCCCGCCTGACAGAGCCCGACCTCGCCCCACGCTGGACCGCCGACGACGTCCGCTCACGCCTCACCGACGCCGACAGCTCGGCCCGCTTCTTCGACCCCGCCCAACCGTGGTCACCCGAAAGCGACTTCGTCCACTGCTGTAACATCGACAGCCACCCGACCGCCCTGCGCTTCGATGTGCAAAATGACGGCCAGCCCGCCCGCCTGGTCCCGCTCGACTGA
- the serA gene encoding phosphoglycerate dehydrogenase — translation MSTTHRILVADPISEAGIEKLKADPAIDVDVRIGISPEDLLADAALYHGIIVRSQTKITREVLEKASNLKAIGRAGVGVDNIDVEAATEHGVIVMNTPAGNTISTAEHAFTLMMSMARHIPQAHASIVAGRWDRKKYVGVELYQKTLLILGMGRIGTEFARRAMAFGMRVIAYDPFLSASRARLLSVELADQIDDALPEADFITMHMPLTPDTKHLLNRERLTEKVKPGVRIVNCARGGLIDEAALADALESGRVAGAALDVYEAEPPGDDFALRGSEKMVFTPHLGASTVEAQENVGTEIADTVRNQLVDGTVVNSVNMPSIDPKTLEEIGAYLTFTESLGRLAATVAPRNAERFRIEYSGGLSEKDTTLVTRAGLKGLIDAAWGDTEINYLNAPANAKRLGLQITESKQADPGEFTDLIKIIVTAGDQTTTVAGTLFGGKPRVVLINDHHVEGKAEGNVLIVENNDQPGMIGQMGSILGNHGVNIAHMALSRSGAGEKALVFINLDSTPSDEVLDELRAQPSILSAVTAEI, via the coding sequence ATGAGCACCACGCACCGCATCCTCGTTGCCGACCCGATCTCCGAAGCCGGAATCGAAAAACTCAAAGCCGACCCCGCCATCGACGTCGACGTCCGCATCGGGATCTCCCCGGAAGACCTCCTCGCAGACGCCGCCCTCTACCACGGCATCATCGTCCGCAGCCAAACCAAGATCACCCGCGAGGTTCTGGAAAAAGCATCCAACCTCAAGGCCATCGGCCGTGCCGGTGTCGGTGTCGATAACATCGACGTCGAAGCCGCAACCGAACATGGCGTGATCGTCATGAACACACCAGCCGGCAACACCATCTCCACTGCCGAGCACGCGTTCACCCTCATGATGAGCATGGCCCGCCACATCCCACAGGCACACGCCAGCATCGTCGCAGGCCGCTGGGACCGCAAAAAGTACGTCGGCGTGGAACTCTACCAAAAGACGTTGCTCATTCTCGGCATGGGCCGCATCGGCACCGAGTTCGCCCGCCGCGCCATGGCATTCGGCATGCGAGTCATCGCCTACGATCCATTCCTTTCCGCAAGCCGCGCACGCCTCCTCAGCGTCGAACTCGCCGACCAAATCGACGACGCACTGCCTGAAGCTGACTTCATCACAATGCACATGCCGCTCACCCCGGATACCAAGCACTTGCTCAACCGCGAGCGCCTGACCGAAAAAGTGAAGCCCGGTGTGCGCATCGTCAACTGCGCCCGCGGCGGACTCATCGATGAAGCCGCCCTTGCAGACGCCCTTGAGTCGGGCCGTGTCGCAGGCGCCGCCCTAGACGTCTACGAAGCAGAGCCTCCAGGCGACGACTTCGCGCTGCGCGGCTCGGAGAAGATGGTCTTCACCCCACACCTCGGTGCCTCCACTGTGGAAGCCCAAGAGAACGTCGGCACCGAAATCGCCGACACCGTGCGCAACCAGCTCGTCGATGGCACCGTCGTGAACTCGGTCAACATGCCGAGCATCGATCCAAAGACCCTCGAGGAAATCGGCGCTTACCTCACGTTCACCGAGTCTCTCGGACGCCTCGCCGCCACCGTGGCCCCACGCAACGCAGAGCGCTTCCGCATCGAATACTCCGGCGGCCTGAGCGAAAAAGACACCACCCTCGTCACCCGCGCCGGTCTCAAAGGACTCATCGATGCCGCCTGGGGCGACACCGAGATCAACTACCTCAATGCCCCGGCCAACGCCAAGCGCCTCGGCCTTCAGATCACCGAATCGAAGCAGGCGGATCCTGGTGAGTTCACCGACTTGATCAAAATCATCGTCACCGCTGGCGACCAAACCACCACCGTAGCTGGCACGCTCTTCGGCGGCAAACCTCGTGTCGTGCTCATCAACGATCACCACGTGGAAGGCAAAGCGGAGGGCAACGTCCTGATCGTGGAGAACAATGACCAACCAGGCATGATCGGCCAGATGGGATCCATCCTCGGCAACCACGGCGTCAACATCGCCCACATGGCCCTGAGCCGTAGCGGTGCGGGTGAAAAGGCTTTGGTCTTCATCAACCTCGACAGCACACCGAGCGACGAGGTGCTCGATGAACTGCGCGCCCAGCCGTCAATCCTGTCGGCAGTGACCGCGGAGATCTAA